GTTGACAATAGGTACACCCAGTTGGCCATGGGAAGACCCCGTTGGCCATGGGAAGACCCCGTTGGCCATGGGAAGACCCAGTTGACAATAGGTACACCCAGTTGGCCATGGGAAGACCCCGTTTGCCATGGGAAGACCCCGTTGGCCATGGGAAGACCCAGTTGGCCATGGGAAGACCCAGTTGGCCATGAAGGACCCACCAGTTAACCATGGGGCCACCCAGTTGGCCATGAAGGACCCACCAGTTGACCATAGGAGCACCCAGTTGACCATAGAAAGACCCAATTGGCCATGGGAAGATCCAGTTGACCATGGGAAGACCCAATTGGACATGGGACCATCCACCAGTTGACCATGGGGGCGCCCAGTTGACAATAGGTACACCCAGTTGGCCATGGGAAGACCCCGTTGGACATGAAGGACCCACCAGTTAATCATGGGGCCACCCAATTGGCCATGGGAAGACCCAGTTGGCCATGAAGGACCCACCAGTTAATCATGGGGCCACCCAATTGGCCATGGGAAGACCCAGTTGGCCATGAAGGACCCACCAGTTGACCATGGGGGCACCCAGTTGACCATAGGAACACCCAGTTGGCCATGGGAAGACCCAGTTGGCCATGAAGGACCCACCAGTTGACCATGGGGCCACCCAGTTGGACATGGGAAGACCCAGTTGGCCATGAAGGACCCACCAGTTGACCATGGGGGTGCCCAGTTGGCCATGGGAAGACACAGTTGGCCATTGGAAGACCCAATTGGCCGTGGGAAGACCCAGTTGGACATGGGAAGAACCAGTTGGCCATGGAGGTCCCACCAGTTGACCATTGGGCCACCCAGTTGACCAGGAAGATCCCACCAGTTGACCATGGGGTCACCCAGTTGACCATAGGAGCGCCCAGTTGGCCATGAAGGTCCCACCAATTGACCATAGGAGCAACCAGTTGACCATTGGGCCACCCAGTTGACCCTGAAGGTCCCACCAGTTGACCATGGGGCCACCCAGTTGACCGTGAAGGTCCCACCAGTTGACTGTGGGGTCACCCAGTTGACCATAGGAGCACCCAGTTGGCTATGGGAAGACCTAGTTGACCATGAAGGTCCCACCAGTTGACCATAGAAGCACCCAGTTGACCATAGGAGCGCCCAGGTGACCATAGGAGTCCCACCAATTGACCATAGGAGCAACCAGTTGACCATTGGGCCACCCAGTTGGCCATGAAGGTCCCACCAATTGACCATAGGAGCAACCAGTTGACCATTGGGCCACCCAGTTGGCCATGAAGGTCCCACCAATTGACCATAGGAGCAACCAGTTGACCATTGGGCCACCCAGTTGACCGTGAAGGTCCCACCAGTTGACCATAGAAACACCCAGTTGACCATAGGCGTGCCCAGTTGGCCCTGAAGGTCCCACCAGTTGACCATGGGGCCACCCAGTTGGCCATGGGGCCACCCAGTTGGCCATGGGAAGACCCAGTTGGCCATGGGAAGACCCAGTTGGCCATGGGAAGACCCAGTAGGCCCTGAAGGTCCCGCCAGTTGACCGTGGGGCCACCCAGCTGACCAGGGAGCCACCCAGTTGCCCGGGGGGCGCCCGGCACCCACCCGCAGGTGCAGCCCCTGCACCCACTGCCCCACGGCTCGGTAGGTGCCGCTGCCGTTGCCCCCCTGGAACTGGAAGATGTCGTAGCGCCCCGGCGCGTCCCCGTTCTCGTTGAAGCTCACCGGCGTCCCCGCGCTGCCTGCGGGCCAGTGCAAACCAGTATCAGCCCTCGAAACCAGTATAAACCAGTATAAACCGGTATAAACCAGTATAAACCAGTATAAACCGGTATAAACCAGTATCAGCCACTGACGCCCACCGGCACCACACAGCAAGGCCCAGCGACACCCCCACTCCAGCACCAGCATCCCCCGTATAGGGCAAAGAagccccccccagtgccccccagcgccccccagtgccccccagcgccccccagcaccccccagcgcccccccagtggccccccagcgccccccagcgcccccccagtgccctcccagtgccccccagctccccccagtgcctccccagcgcccccagtgaccccccagtgccctcccagtgccccccagctccccccagtgcctccccagcacccccagtgcccccccagtgcccccccagtgccccccagcgccccccagcgccccccagcaccGTTGAAGGCGACGCGGCGGATGTGGGCGAGGAGGCGGCGCCCGTCGGGCGGGTCCATGCTGGGGCAGAGCCCGCCCCCCGGACACGCCTCGTCCAATAGGCTGTGGAGGCCGTGGGCCATGGCCAACACGGCGTCGATGACGAACTgcaccttcccctcctgctcATAGGGCGAGTCGCGGCCAATCCGCTCGCGGCCTGCCCCACACGTGGGGGtcagcgccccacggctgccccacaagTTGGGGAGCACCCAGGGGCACCCATCGCGTGGGGGATAGGGGCACCCGGGGGTGAAGCCGTGGGGTGGCGTGTGGGGTGAGGGTGAGCTGGGTGGGACGGTTCTGCCCCACACGTGGGGGTTTGGGACCCACGGCTGCCCCATAAGTTGGGGGGCACCCAAAGGAAACCCTTAGATAAGTCGGGGGGAGGCACCCAGGGCGTGACCCACACATGTAGGGTGTAGGGTTGAGGGTGCCCCATGGTGTTGGGAAGGTTCTGCCCCACATGTGTGGATCTGGgacccacagctgccccacagGTGTGGCCTGagcacccaggggtgccccaCACATAGGGGTCAGGCACCTACGGCCGCCCCACAATTGGAGCGGGGGGGTCACCACAGGCTGCCCCACATtgcagctgctcccagctgtggggcagagccaggCGCCGTGGGGCAGCCAGGGGTGCTATGGGGCAGAGCATGGGGCAATGCCACAGGGCAcccagggctgctgtggggcacCCAGGACCGCCATGGGGCAGAagtggcggggtggggggtggggttaCCTGTGCACTTGCGGatgggggcgccggggccgccgtGGGGCTCGCCATGGGGCGCGCCGTGGGGCAGGCGGCAGTTGAAATCGTCCTCCCAGAACTCGTGGAACCAGAGGTTGCGGCGGTTGTTCTCCAGCGAGCGGGAGGTGAAGTACTCGTCGAAACCTGGGGGGCGGTGCCCCATAGCGCCGTGGGGCATCCCATAGCGCCGTGGGGCACCCCACAGAtctgtggggctgccccataACCAGAGAAGCAGGATGATGCCAGGACCctccccaaacacccccccGCACCCACTCGGATTGAGTTGGGTCCCCCAGGGGCACCGTGGGTTGGgccgtggggctgccccatAGATCCGTGGGACTGCCCCATAGATCCGTAGGGCTGCCCCATAACCAGATGAGTGGGAAAAGCGATGGGACCTTCCCCAAACAATTCCCCGCACCCACCCAGAACCACATGGGTCCCCCAGGGGTGTGGCGGGTGGcgctgtggggctgccccacggatccgtggggctgccccacggcaTCCGCACTCACCGGGGACGGAGGCGCGCTTGGGGAGGATGGTGATGGCGCCGTGCgcagcctcctccagccccgCCACCGGCCCCATCTTGGCCCCCCAACTGTCGGAGCCCACCCAGGAGAAGTGGCCCGAGAGGTTGGCGAGAGCCGCCGCCTCCAGCACCCGCCTGTGGGGAGAGCGCGATGctggggggcgccgggggggtgctggggggtgctgggggggcgctggggggcacttGGAGGCatcgggggggcgctggggggcactggggaggcgctggggggcgctggggggcgctggggggcgctggggggggttTCCTGGCCCGTACTGGTCtatactggtccgtactggtcCATACTGCTCTGTACTGGTCtatactggtccgtactggtcCGTACTGCTCTATACTGGTCTATACTGGTCCGTCCTGCTCTATAGTGGTCCGTACTGCTCTATACTGGTCTATACTGGTCTGTGCTGGTCCATACTGCTCTATACTGGTCTATACTGGTCTGTACTGGCCCGTACTGCTCTATACTGGTTTATACTGGTCCGTCCTGCTCtatactggtccgtactggtcCATACTGCTCTATACTGGTCCGTACTGCTCTATACTGGCCCATACTGTCCCGTCCTGGCCCATACTGGCCCGTACTGTCCCGTACTGGCCCATACTGGCCCATACTGGCCCATACCGTCCCGTACTGGCCCGTACTGGTCTATACTGGCCCATACTGGCCCATACTGTCCCGTACTGTCCCGTACTGGCCCATACTGTCCCGTACTGGTCCATACTGTCCCGTACTGGTCCATACTGGCCCATACTGGCCCATACTGGCCCGTACTGGCCCATACTGTCCCGTACTGTCCCGTACTGTCCCGTACTGGCCcatactggtccatactggcCCGTGCTGTCCCATACTGGCCCATACTGGCCCATACTGGCCCATACTGGCCCGTACTGTCCCGTACTGTCCCGTACTGTCCCGTACTGGCCcatactggtccatactggcCCGTGCTGTCCcatactggtccatactggcCCATACTGGCCCATACTGGCCCGTACTGTCCCCTACTGTCCCGTACTGGCCCATACTGGCCCATACTGGCCCATACTGGCCTGTACTGTCCCCTACTGTCCCGTACTGTCCCGTACTGGCCCCTACTGTCCCATACTGGCCCGTGCTGTCCCATGCTGGCCCGTACTGGCCCATACTGGCCcatactggtccatactggcCCGTGCTGTCCCATGCTGGTCCGTACTGGCCCATACTGGCCCGTGCTGTCCCCTACTGTCCCGTACTGGCCCATACTGGCCCGTACTGGTCCATACTGGCCCATACTGTCCCGTACTGGCCCATACTGGCCCGTACTGGTCCATACTGGCCCCTACTGTCCCGTACTGGCCCGTGCTGGCCCATACTGGCCCGTGCTGTCCCATGCTGGCCCGTACTGGTCCATACTGGCCCATACTGGCCCATACTGGCCCGTGCTGTCCCATGCTGGCCcatactggtccatactggcCCATACTGGCCcatactggtccatactggcCCATACTGGCCCGTGCTGTCCCATGCTGGCCCGTGCTGTCCCATACTGTCCcatactggtccatactggcCCGTACTGGCCCGTACTGTCCCGTACTGTCCCCTACTGTCCCATACTGGCCCATACTGGCCCATACTGGTCCATACTGTCCCGTACTGTCCCGTACTGGCCCATACTGTCCCGTACTGGTCCATACTGGCCCGTACTGGCCCATACTGGCCCCTACTGTCCCGTACTGGCCCGTACTGTCCCATACTGGCCCGTGCTGGCCCGTACTGGCCCATACTGTCCCGTACTGGCCCATACTGGCCCCTACTGTCCCGTACTGGCCCGTACTGTCCCATACTGGCCCGTGCTGGCCCGTACTGGCCCATACTGTCCCGTACTGGCCcatactggtccatactggcCCGTACTGGCCCATACTGGCCCCTACTGTCCCCTACTGTCCCGTACTGTCCCGTACTGGTCcatactggtccatactggcCCGTACTGGCCcatactggtccatactggcCCGTACTGGCCCATACTGGCCCATACTGGCCCGTACTGGTCcatactggtccatactggcCCGTACTGGCCCGTACTGGTCCATACTGGCCCGTGCTGGCCCGGGCTGCCCTCACCGGATGTCGTCCTCGTGGGCGAAGAGCAGCACCCCGCGGGCCGTCGGCGTCTCCATCAGGCGCCCGATGACCTTCGCAAACTCCCCCGGCCGCGGCTCCCGCGGGATCTTGATGGACTGGGCGATGcacagcccccctgccccgcgccCCACGGTGACCCCCGCGCCCCACGGTGACCCCCGCGCCCCACGGTGACCCCCCGGCGCCCCACGGTgagccccccgcgccccacggTGACCCCCAGCGCCCCACGGTGACCCCCGTGCCCCACAGTGACCCCCCCACGCCCCACAGTGACCCCCCggtgacccccagcaccccacagtgACCCCCGGCGCCCCACAGTGACCCCCCGgtgacccccccagcaccccccagctccccccagcaccctccagcaccctccagcgccccccagcgccctcccagcacccccccagcacccccccagcgccccccagcaccctccagcaccctccagcgccccccagcgccctcccagcacccccccagcacccccccagcgccccccagcaccctccagcgcccccccagcgccctcccagcaccccccagcaccccccagcgcccccccagcacccccccagcacccccccagctccccccagcacccccccagcacccacccagcccccccagcgccccccagcaccccccagcacccccccagcaccccccagcaccccccagcacccccccagcacccccccagcaccccccagcgcccccccagcacccccccagcacccccccagcaccccggcgcccccagcgcccccccagccccccagcgcccccccagcacccccccagcacccccccagcaccccggcgcccccagcgcccccccagccccccagcaccccccagcaccccccagcgcccccccagcgccccccagcaccccccagcgcccccccagcgcccccagcaccccccagcccccccagcgccccccagcgcccccccagcaccccccagcaccccccagcaccccccagcgccccccagcaccccccatcaccccccccagcaccccccagcacccccccagcacccccccagcaccccccagcgccccccagccccccggcgcccccagcgcccccccagccccccggcgccccccagcccccgctgACCGGCCTCGCGGGAGCTCTGGACGAAGGCCTCGACGCCGCTCTCGCCGTAGTTGCCCTCGGAGGCCAGGGTGGAGACGTAGCTCCAGCCCAGGGCGCGCACGACGGCCACCATGGCCTGCGCCTGGTACGAGTCGGGGGGCACCACGCGCGAGAAGTACTCGTAGCGCCCCGGGTCGCTCAGCTCCGGCGCCGTCGAGGCGTAGCTGATCTGCGGGAtctgccggggggcggggcgggggggcggggcgtcagggggcggggcgggggggcggggacGTTGGGGGCATCAAAGGCCTtggggacgttggggacatcAAAGGCcttggggacattggggacatcAAAGGTCTtggggacgttggggacatcAAAGGCCTTGGGGACTTTGGGGACATCAAAGGCCTtggggacgttggggacatcAAAGGCcttggggacattggggacatcAAAGGTcttggggacattggggacatcAAAGGTCTtggggacgttggggacatcAAAGACCTtggggacgttggggacatcAAAGGCCTtggggacgttggggacatcAAAGGTCTtggggacgttggggacatGGAGGACGTTGGGGACATCAAAGGCCTTGGGGACTTTGGGGACATCAAAGGCCTtggggacgttggggacatcAAAGGCcttggggacattggggacatcAAAGGTcttggggacattggggacatcAAAGGTCTtggggacgttggggacatcAAAGACCTtggggacgttggggacatcAAAGGCCTtggggacgttggggacatcAAAGGTCTtggggacgttggggacatGGAGGACGTTGGGGACATCAAAGGCcttggggacattggggacatgGAGGACGTTGGGGGCATCAAAGGCCTtggggacgttggggacatGGAGGACGTTGGGGGCATCAAAGACcttggggacattggggacatgGAGGACGTTGGGGACATCAAAGGCCTtggggacgttggggacatcAAAGGTCTtggggacgttggggacatGGAGGACGTTGGGGGCATCAAAGACCTtggggacgttggggacatGGAGGACGTTGGGGACATCAAAGGCCTTGGGGACATTGGGGGCATCAAAGGTCTTGGGGACCTTGGGGACATGGAGGATGTTGGGGGCATCAAAGGTCTTGGGGACCTTGGGGACATGGAGGACGTTGGGGGCATCAAAGGCCTTGGGGACATTGGGGGCATCAAAGGTCTTGGGGACCTTGGGGACATGGAGGACGTTGGGGGCATCAAAGGTCTTGGGGACCTTGGGGACATGGAGGACGTTGGGGGCATCAAAGGTCTTGGGGACCTTGGGGACATGGAGGACGTTGGGGGCATCAAAGGTCTTGGGGACCTTGGGGACATGGAGGATGTTGGGGGCATCAAAGGCCTtggggacgttggggacatGGAGGACGTTGGGGGCATCAAAGACCTTGGGGGGGTTGAGGATgttggggacattggggacgttggggacgttggggacattggggacgtTGGGGACGTTGGGGATATCAAAGACCTTGGGGAcggtgggggggttggggacatcGGGGACATTGAGGATGTTGAAGACATCGAGGACGTCGGGGCCATCAAAGAccttgggggtgttgggggacATGGAGGGcgttgggggtgttgggggacATGGAGGGcgttgggggtgttgggggacATGGAGGGcgttgggggtgttgggggacATGGAGGGCGTTGGGGGTGTTGGGGACTTTGGGGACATCGGGGACATCGGGGCTGTTGAGGACATTGGGGACGTTGAGGACGTTGGGGACATCAATGACCTGGGGGTCTTGGGGACATCGGGGACGTTGGGGACATGGAGGATGTTGGGGACATCCAAGACCTTGGTGGTCTTGGAGACGTTGGGGACAtggagggcactggggggcgctgggggcatTGGGAGGTTGGGGTGCACTGGGGgtgcactggggggcactggggggcactgggggggcactgggggagcactggggggcgctggggggcactggggggcactgggggggcgctgggccatactggggggcgctgggggtcactggggggtcactggggggcactaggggggcgctggggggtgctgcgggggcgctggggggcactggggggcactgggaggggctggggagtgctggggggtcacggggggcactgggggggcgctggggggcactggggggggcgCTGAGCCatactgggggggcactgggggggcgctgggccATACTGGGGGGCGGGGCCAAGGTGTCAGggcccccccgtgtccccaaaTCCCCCTAATCCCGGCTGCGCCCCGGGGGCTGCTGGGTAACGGCGGGGGAGGGAAGGTTCTGGAAGGGACcccggtgggggagggggagggggcggggcacAGCTgtcacccctccccccccgtgtcccccacaccccccgcggcccccccaAGCGGCGGCCATGATGGAGACAGAgccaccccagtgcccccccagtgccccccagtgccccctagcaccccccccagcaccccccagtgcccccccagtgccccccagcgcccccccagcagcccccagtgcccccctagtgccccccagcaccccccagtgcctccccagtgccccccagtgcctcctAGCGCCCCCCCAGcggcccccagtgcccccccagtgcccccagcccccccagcgccccccagtgcccccccagtgtcccccagtgccccctagcgccccccagcgcccacccagtgccccccagtgccccccagtgcccccaacgccccccccagtgcccccaacGCCCCCCAACTCACGGCAAAGAGCCTCAAGACGTTGGCCACCATGATGGAGATGGAGCTTGTGGAGACCCCCAATGACCCCCATTGACCCCCATTGACCCCCATTGACCCCCCATCGACCCCAATGCCCCCAATGaccccaaaaacccccaactcACAGCAAAGAGCCTCAAGACGTTGGCCACCATGATGGAGACGAAGATTGTGGAGACCCCCATTGTCCCCCTTTGACCCTCAATGACCCCCCATTGACCCCCATTGACCCCCCATTAACCCCAATGACCCCCGTTGACCCCCGTTGACCCCCATTGACCCCCATTGACCCCCAACGCCCCCCAatgacccccaaaacccccaactcACAGCAAAGAGCCTCAAGACGTTGGCCACCATGATGGAGATGGAGCTTGTGGAGACCCCCAATGACCCCCATTGACCCTCAATGACCCCCATTGAACCCCATTGACCCCCCATTGACCCCCATTGACCCCCATTAACCCCCAATGACCCCATTGACCCCCATTGACCCCCATTGACCCCCAACGCCCCCCAatgacccccaaaaccccccaactCACAGGAAAGAGCCTCAAGACGTTGGCCACCATGATGGAGATGAAGATTGTGGAGACCCCCATTGTCCCCCATTGACCCTCAATGACCCCCATTGACCCCATTGACCCCCATTGACCCCAatga
The Phalacrocorax carbo unplaced genomic scaffold, bPhaCar2.1 SCAFFOLD_388, whole genome shotgun sequence DNA segment above includes these coding regions:
- the LOC135311217 gene encoding metabotropic glutamate receptor 6-like, which codes for MGQYGPAWDSTGQYGPVWASMGQYGPAWDSTGQYGTVGASTGQYGTVGDSTGQYGPVWASMGQYGTVGDSTGQYGPVWASMDQYGTARASMDQYGPVRDSTGQYGTVRASMGQYGPVWASMGQHGPVWTSMGQYGTVRDSTGQYGPVRASMGQYGPVWTSTGQYGPVRDSMGQYGTVRDSMGQRVLEAAALANLSGHFSWVGSDSWGAKMGPVAGLEEAAHGAITILPKRASVPGFDEYFTSRSLENNRRNLWFHEFWEDDFNCRLPHGAPHGEPHGGPGAPIRKCTGRERIGRDSPYEQEGKVQFVIDAVLAMAHGLHSLLDEACPGGGLCPSMDPPDGRRLLAHIRRVAFNGSAGTPVSFNENGDAPGRYDIFQFQGGNGSGTYRAVGQWVQGLHLRAEEMTWGAGALAPPPSVCSLPCGPGERKKPVKGVPCCWHCELCGGYHYRADVFTCLPCPAHLRPTPNRTACRPTPVLRLRWGDPWAAVPLALATVGLMATAFVLATFVKHHETPIVKASGRELSYVLLAGIALVYAITFLMVAEPGVGVCALRRLFLGLGMSLTYAALLTKTNRIYRIFEQGKRSVTPPRFISPTSQLLITFTLSGLQLVAAALWLLLRPPHALVDYEMGRSPDPEDARGVLRCDMAEGGTLACLAYALFLMLTCTVYAVKARGVPETFNEAKPIGFAMYTTCVVWLAFGPIFFGAAQSAERVHVQTATLTVSMSLSASVPLALLYAPKVYVILRHPERNQPRRARAGPAP